Below is a genomic region from Streptomyces sp. NBC_00461.
GCCACGCACCGGAACAGCTCACGAACCGTTCACGTGTGACCGGTCGCCGGCATCGACGACCTGCTCGCGCGTCTTCCAGCGCCGTCATGACCTCAGGCGTTCCTGATCAGGACGCGATGCCGGTAGGCACGGACCACGGCCGCGGCGCCCACGAAGTCGTTGGTGGGGGGCGCGCCTGTGGCGCTGAGTCCAGATCCGCCACCGCCGCCGCATGGTCCGACGGTCACACCCCGTCGACCGGCCTGTCCCCGACCCGCCCTACGCCTCACACGGTCCCGACCCCGTCGGGTCCGGCCGGGCCGCGCGCGAAGAGGTAGTCGATACGGGCGCCGGGACCCCGACCGGCAACACCGCGAGGATCGCCTTCTGCTGCTCCGCCCAGGGACCGAACCGCCACCACAGGTTCCAGGTCACGACCCGCATCCGCCGACCGCCCGCCTTCCTCGCGCGCGCGTGGGAGACCATTGCAGCAACAGTTCGGGACTCGGACGTGCTCAGAAGTGAACCCGGGTCTCCTCGGATGCGAAGGAGTCGTACGGACCATGCCCCGCCCCACCGGCCTGCGCCACCGCGCCACCACCGCCTTCCAGCGTCACGTGGCCAACCCGTTCACGCGCCGGATGCCCCTGCAGACCCTGCTGGAGACCACCGGCCGGACCTCCGGACTGCCCCGCCGCACCCCATTGGGCGGTCGCCGGATCGGCGGCTCCTTCTGGCTGGTCTCGGAGTTCGGGGAGCTGTCCCAGTACGTCCGCAACATCAAGGCCGACCCGAGGGTGCGGGTCCGGATCCGCGGGCGCTGGCACACCGGCACGGCCCACCTCATGCCCGACGACGACCCGGTGACCCGTCTGCGCACCCTGCCCCGCAGCAACAGCACGGCGGTACGGCTGCTGGGGACGAACCTGCTGACGGTGCGGGTGGATCTGGACGACTGAGCGTCCGGTCCGACCGTCGGCAGGGGCGAGGTGCCTGAGGGCACCGATGTCCACGAGGTGATCCGTGCTGTCTCCGCAGCCCTCTACTACCGGCCTGCTGACCACCTGCGACCGCCTCGACGTAGCCGCCGCGGACCAGGCCGCCGAAGCCGCCGCGGCCGCGGCGCGTGCGGGAGCGTACGTGCGGGTCGACGAAGGCCGTACGTGACCGGCTTCCCTCATCCGCCGCCGAGCGCGGGTCACCGCGCGGGCTTGTCTCGGCGACCCCCTGACGGCCCGCGCCTACCCCGGCCACACGATCGCCTGCACCTCGCTGTACGCGTGCAGCGCGTACGACCCCACGTCCCGCCCCACCCCGCTCTTCTTGAACCCCCCGAACGGCGCCTCCATGTTGCGCCCGACGGTGTTGACGCCGATCCCGCCGGCCCGCAGCCGCCGGGCCACCCGGAAGGCGCGGGCCACGTCCCCCGACCAGACATAGTCGATGAGGCCGTAGTCGCTGTCGTTGGCGAGCGCGATGCCCTCGTCCTCCTCGTCGAAGGGGATGACCACGAGCACCGGTCCGAAGATCTCCTCGCGGGCCACGCGCATGTCGTTGGTGCAGTCGGCGAGGAGGGTCGGGGCGACGTGGAAGCCGCGGTCGTACGGCGGGCGTTCACCGCCCGTGACCAGCACTGCGCCTTCCTTGCGGCCCAGTTCGACGTACGACTCCACCCGCTCGCGATGGGCAGCGGAGATCACCGGCCCGACCACGGTGTCCGGCTGCCGCGGGTCCCCCACCTTCAACCGGCGTGCGTACGCGGCCAGTTGCTCGACGAGACGGTCGTAGACCCCGCGCTGCGCCAGGACCCGCGTCGGTGCCGTGCAGATCTGCCCGCTGTAGAAGGAGAAGGTGGTGCCGATGCCCGCCACCGCCGAGGCCACATCCGCGTCGTCGAAGAC
It encodes:
- a CDS encoding nitroreductase/quinone reductase family protein → MPRPTGLRHRATTAFQRHVANPFTRRMPLQTLLETTGRTSGLPRRTPLGGRRIGGSFWLVSEFGELSQYVRNIKADPRVRVRIRGRWHTGTAHLMPDDDPVTRLRTLPRSNSTAVRLLGTNLLTVRVDLDD